A genomic stretch from Cellulomonas sp. KRMCY2 includes:
- a CDS encoding helix-turn-helix domain-containing protein yields MLVELGLVEQRYRAVLEVLKDGASVTEVARRFGVARQTVHVWLRNYASGGLGALADRSDGRGRRGPPGRRDRGEDRLGDR; encoded by the coding sequence ATGCTGGTGGAGCTGGGACTGGTGGAGCAGCGGTATCGGGCCGTGCTCGAGGTGCTCAAGGACGGCGCGAGCGTGACCGAGGTCGCGCGCCGGTTCGGGGTGGCCCGCCAGACGGTGCACGTGTGGTTGCGCAACTACGCCTCGGGCGGGCTGGGCGCTCTGGCGGACCGCTCGGATGGACGTGGTCGGCGGGGTCCGCCTGGTCGACGGGACCGAGGCGAAGATCGTCTCGGGGATCGATGA
- a CDS encoding carbohydrate ABC transporter permease: MTTINHIREGQAPPLVARRVRSSRAPYALIFPAALLVAVFLVYPVAKVVHSSFRQENVLKPFDDGFIGLANYSAILRDDLFWSSLAFSAKWVGTEVGLQLVFGLCLGLIVNEAFRGRGLARALLFSPWAVAGILTTTIWILIYNPTTGITRYLADMGIGSYGTSLLSSSSGAFWAAVLAEMWKGIPFFAIMILADLQSVPGELYEAAKVDGAGRIRRFWSITLPHIKRALLIATLLRGIWEFNNVDLLLTLTGGGPANATTTLPLYVAQTALETKEFGYGSALTMVAFLILFIVCVLYLKLTKMGDDE, encoded by the coding sequence ATGACAACCATCAACCACATTCGTGAAGGCCAGGCGCCGCCCCTGGTCGCCCGCCGTGTGCGGTCGAGCCGGGCACCCTACGCCCTCATCTTCCCCGCGGCGCTGCTCGTAGCGGTGTTCCTCGTCTACCCCGTCGCGAAGGTCGTCCATTCGAGCTTCCGCCAGGAGAACGTCCTCAAGCCGTTCGATGACGGGTTCATCGGGCTCGCCAACTACTCCGCGATCCTCCGGGACGACCTGTTCTGGAGCAGCCTCGCCTTCAGTGCCAAGTGGGTGGGGACCGAGGTCGGTCTCCAGCTCGTTTTCGGTCTCTGTCTCGGCCTGATCGTCAATGAAGCGTTTCGAGGACGCGGCCTCGCACGGGCACTCCTCTTCTCCCCGTGGGCAGTCGCCGGGATCCTTACGACGACGATCTGGATCCTGATCTACAACCCGACCACGGGTATCACGCGCTATCTCGCAGACATGGGAATCGGAAGCTACGGCACCTCGCTCCTGTCGAGCTCGAGCGGAGCGTTCTGGGCAGCCGTGCTCGCAGAGATGTGGAAGGGGATCCCGTTCTTCGCAATCATGATTCTCGCCGACCTGCAGTCCGTCCCGGGAGAGCTCTACGAGGCGGCAAAGGTCGACGGGGCCGGCCGTATCCGACGGTTCTGGAGCATCACACTCCCGCACATCAAGCGCGCCCTTCTCATCGCCACCCTCCTTCGGGGCATCTGGGAGTTCAACAACGTGGACCTTCTGCTCACGCTGACCGGCGGGGGGCCTGCGAACGCCACGACGACGCTCCCGCTCTACGTCGCACAAACCGCGCTGGAGACCAAAGAGTTCGGGTACGGGTCCGCGCTCACCATGGTCGCATTCCTCATACTCTTCATTGTCTGCGTCCTCTATCTGAAGCTGACGAAGATGGGAGACGACGAATGA
- the garR gene encoding 2-hydroxy-3-oxopropionate reductase, translated as MKIGFIGLGIMGKPMAKNLVAAGHDLVVRDPNSAAVAELTAVGATGAGTPREVAEQVQLVLTMLPNSPHVKTVVLGDEGVLEGAHDGLAYIDMSSIDPLVSREVSAALAAKGIGMLDAPVSGGEPKAVDGTLSIMVGGPAGIFEAYRDVLTVMGASVVRVGEIGAGNIAKLANQIVVALNIAAVSEALVFAQKAGVDPEAVFQAIRGGLAGSTVMEAKVPMMLDRNFKPGFRINLHIKDLTNALDTGHAVGAPVPLTAAALEMMTALRVSGGELDDHSALVRFHEKLAGIELSRGGPE; from the coding sequence ATGAAGATCGGATTCATCGGGCTCGGCATCATGGGCAAGCCCATGGCCAAGAATCTCGTCGCCGCCGGCCACGATCTCGTCGTCCGCGACCCGAACAGCGCCGCCGTCGCCGAGCTCACAGCCGTCGGCGCTACCGGGGCCGGCACGCCCAGAGAGGTGGCTGAGCAGGTCCAGCTGGTCCTGACGATGCTGCCGAACTCGCCACACGTGAAGACTGTCGTCCTCGGTGACGAGGGCGTCCTCGAAGGCGCGCACGACGGTCTCGCCTACATCGACATGAGCTCGATCGACCCTCTCGTCTCCCGAGAGGTCAGCGCCGCCCTGGCCGCCAAGGGCATCGGGATGCTCGATGCCCCGGTCTCCGGTGGGGAGCCCAAGGCGGTCGACGGCACGCTGTCCATCATGGTGGGTGGTCCCGCCGGCATCTTCGAGGCGTATCGGGACGTGCTGACGGTCATGGGTGCCTCGGTGGTGCGGGTCGGTGAGATCGGCGCCGGTAACATCGCCAAGCTCGCGAACCAGATCGTTGTCGCGCTGAACATCGCAGCGGTCTCCGAGGCGCTCGTCTTCGCCCAGAAGGCTGGCGTCGACCCCGAGGCCGTCTTCCAGGCGATCCGCGGCGGCCTCGCTGGGTCGACGGTCATGGAGGCGAAGGTGCCCATGATGCTGGACCGGAACTTCAAGCCGGGCTTTCGGATCAACCTGCACATCAAGGACCTGACGAACGCGCTGGACACTGGCCACGCGGTCGGCGCCCCCGTGCCGCTCACCGCCGCCGCCTTGGAGATGATGACCGCGCTCAGGGTCTCCGGTGGCGAGCTGGACGATCACAGCGCGCTCGTCCGCTTCCACGAGAAGCTGGCCGGCATCGAGCTCAGCCGGGGCGGCCCGGAGTAG
- a CDS encoding glycerate kinase, with product MRFILAPDSFKESMTAPEAVAAMERGIRAVFPDADCIRAPMADGGEGTTATLLGALGGTDVAVRVHDGLGRPIVARYGYVAAERLAIIEVAAAAGLDLIAADERDPLIASTYGVGEMISDALDHGAVRFVVGLGGSATNDGGAGMLHALGAQFLDASGVPLPPGGGALARLHRIDLAGFDLRVGAAAFQIAGDVTNPLLGPDGASVVFGPQKGADGHAVRELDAALGTYAGVVTATVGRDVATLAGAGAAGGLGAAFLAFFDVEMRSGVDVVMAAARLDEKLAGADYVFTGEGSVDSQTLRGKTPFGVAQAAGRHGVPVIAFAGRVSDAGVLHGHGFAALVPIVQAVSDLPTALAEGPVNLERAVATTCRLLALHEQRRM from the coding sequence ATGAGATTCATCCTGGCCCCGGACTCCTTCAAGGAGTCCATGACCGCCCCCGAAGCCGTCGCTGCGATGGAGCGCGGAATCCGCGCAGTCTTTCCTGACGCCGACTGCATCCGCGCACCCATGGCAGACGGCGGTGAGGGGACCACCGCCACCCTTCTCGGCGCCCTCGGCGGCACCGACGTAGCGGTGCGCGTTCACGACGGCCTGGGCCGACCGATCGTGGCTCGGTACGGCTATGTGGCTGCCGAGCGGTTGGCGATCATCGAGGTCGCGGCAGCGGCCGGGCTCGACCTGATTGCCGCAGACGAGCGTGACCCGCTGATCGCCAGCACCTACGGCGTCGGGGAGATGATCAGCGATGCGCTCGACCACGGTGCGGTGCGCTTCGTCGTCGGACTGGGAGGGTCGGCGACCAATGACGGAGGCGCAGGCATGCTCCATGCGCTCGGGGCACAGTTCCTCGACGCCTCGGGAGTGCCCCTCCCCCCTGGGGGCGGTGCACTCGCCCGCTTGCACCGGATCGACCTCGCTGGGTTCGATCTACGTGTTGGCGCGGCCGCGTTCCAGATTGCCGGTGACGTCACGAACCCCCTGCTCGGCCCGGACGGAGCCAGCGTCGTGTTCGGACCCCAGAAGGGCGCCGACGGCCACGCGGTCCGCGAGCTGGATGCCGCGCTCGGCACGTACGCCGGGGTGGTGACTGCGACGGTCGGCCGCGACGTCGCCACGCTCGCGGGCGCCGGCGCCGCAGGTGGCCTCGGCGCCGCATTCCTTGCTTTCTTCGACGTCGAGATGCGTAGCGGGGTCGACGTCGTCATGGCGGCCGCACGCCTCGACGAGAAGCTCGCGGGCGCGGACTACGTCTTCACCGGAGAAGGCAGCGTGGACTCCCAGACACTGCGCGGCAAGACCCCCTTCGGCGTCGCACAAGCCGCAGGTCGCCACGGTGTTCCGGTCATCGCCTTCGCCGGTCGTGTCAGCGACGCCGGCGTGCTACACGGTCACGGGTTCGCGGCGCTCGTCCCGATCGTCCAAGCGGTCAGTGACCTTCCGACCGCATTGGCCGAGGGGCCGGTCAACCTTGAACGAGCCGTCGCGACGACTTGCCGACTGCTCGCTTTGCACGAGCAGAGGCGCATGTGA
- a CDS encoding DDE-type integrase/transposase/recombinase produces the protein MDLPRQPVVERVRQEARQERQEARPAHEDRVRRQLRADRPNQLWLWDVTEHPTAEGKLCLCAIKDVFSNRVVGYSISDRTKSRIAANALVSAVARRGQVAGCIVQPDRGSQLRSRKVLRELDRHDLVGSMGHVASVGDNAAMESFFSLLQKNVLNRRTYSCSRPVSPDPSLAGQSRRVVDTAGCNPSFARSHARER, from the coding sequence GTGGATCTGCCGCGACAACCGGTCGTGGAGCGTGTTCGGCAAGAAGCGCGCCAAGAGCGGCAAGAAGCCCGGCCCGCCCACGAGGACCGCGTTCGCCGGCAGCTCCGCGCCGACCGACCCAACCAGCTGTGGCTCTGGGACGTCACCGAGCACCCCACCGCTGAAGGCAAGCTCTGCCTCTGCGCGATCAAGGACGTGTTCTCCAACCGAGTAGTGGGCTACTCGATCAGCGACCGGACGAAGTCCCGGATCGCAGCGAACGCACTGGTCAGTGCGGTGGCCCGCCGAGGGCAGGTCGCCGGCTGCATCGTCCAACCCGATAGGGGATCGCAGTTGCGCTCCAGAAAGGTCCTGCGCGAGCTGGACCGTCACGACCTGGTCGGCTCGATGGGCCACGTCGCCTCGGTCGGCGACAACGCCGCCATGGAGTCCTTCTTCTCGCTGCTGCAGAAGAACGTCCTGAACCGGCGTACCTACTCGTGCAGCAGACCCGTCAGTCCCGATCCGTCGCTAGCGGGTCAGTCTCGACGCGTCGTCGACACGGCCGGCTGCAATCCGAGTTTCGCGCGAAGCCACGCACGCGAGCGATGA
- a CDS encoding carbohydrate ABC transporter permease codes for MTTTAREALGSRPGTSTDRAGHQDVRRRATRRGAGWQVKVPLVLYLLFTLIPFYWMVMFAFRERGSTSLLPLPFTLDNIQHVWVDSHFATYFANSMFVAVVSVIVSTAVAVMSGYALARYKFRGKGTFQLIMLCTQFVPGAMMLIPLFQTFQALGLMNSLWALVIADTVFHLPLSMLLMSGFVANVPESLEEAAWVDGCSRFGGFRRIVLPMLVPGIVAVGAYAFIGAWNNFLFAVMFISQQDRFTVPVALSYMLGEFGVDYGSLAAGGLVAVLPVILIFGYVQKFLVKGLSAGAVKG; via the coding sequence ATGACCACGACGGCGCGCGAGGCGCTCGGATCCCGACCGGGGACGAGCACGGATCGAGCTGGTCATCAGGACGTGAGGCGTCGAGCAACGCGACGTGGCGCCGGCTGGCAGGTGAAGGTTCCACTGGTCCTCTACCTCCTCTTCACGCTGATCCCGTTCTACTGGATGGTGATGTTCGCATTTCGCGAGCGCGGATCGACGTCGCTGCTCCCGCTGCCCTTCACCCTCGACAACATCCAGCACGTCTGGGTCGACAGCCATTTCGCCACCTACTTCGCCAACAGCATGTTCGTCGCTGTCGTCAGCGTGATCGTCTCGACGGCGGTCGCGGTGATGAGTGGATACGCGCTTGCGCGCTACAAGTTCCGCGGAAAGGGCACCTTCCAGCTCATCATGCTGTGCACGCAGTTCGTTCCCGGGGCGATGATGTTGATCCCGCTCTTTCAGACGTTCCAGGCGCTTGGTCTCATGAACAGCCTCTGGGCGCTCGTGATCGCCGACACGGTGTTCCATCTGCCGCTCTCGATGCTGCTGATGTCCGGCTTCGTCGCGAACGTGCCCGAGTCGTTGGAAGAGGCCGCGTGGGTCGATGGCTGCAGTCGCTTCGGTGGATTCAGGCGCATCGTCCTGCCGATGCTCGTCCCAGGCATAGTCGCGGTGGGCGCGTACGCCTTCATCGGCGCCTGGAACAATTTCCTCTTCGCGGTGATGTTCATCAGCCAGCAGGACAGGTTCACGGTCCCTGTGGCCTTGAGCTACATGCTTGGCGAGTTCGGGGTCGACTACGGCTCCCTGGCCGCAGGCGGCCTCGTCGCAGTCCTGCCGGTGATCCTCATCTTCGGCTACGTGCAGAAGTTTCTTGTCAAGGGCCTGAGCGCCGGGGCGGTGAAGGGCTGA
- a CDS encoding aldolase/citrate lyase family protein — translation MTIAETFAERLRARESLVGYWSMLDSAVAIERLARVGYDYVCVDAQHGFGGYPGLIHGLIAIDAAATSAALVRVAENSPMEIARALDAGASGVIVPLINSAADAEVAARSCRYPPRGIRSYGPIRSRLGRSADTTDRDRDVVCLAMVETADGLANVEAVAEVAGVDGLYVGPSDLSLVLGARFPGDPLVTSEFERALVRIRNAAEASGKAVGIHCASGEAAAKRLAEGFTFASVASDIVHLEAAATAHLAACTELRGGPILGRPGA, via the coding sequence ATGACTATCGCTGAGACGTTCGCAGAGAGGCTCAGGGCTCGGGAGTCGCTCGTCGGATACTGGTCGATGCTCGACTCCGCCGTCGCCATCGAACGCCTGGCCCGCGTGGGCTACGACTACGTGTGCGTCGATGCGCAGCACGGCTTCGGTGGCTACCCGGGCCTGATTCACGGGCTGATCGCTATTGACGCGGCCGCCACGAGCGCGGCCCTGGTGCGGGTCGCCGAGAATTCTCCGATGGAGATCGCGAGGGCTCTCGACGCGGGTGCCAGCGGGGTGATCGTTCCGTTGATCAACAGCGCGGCCGACGCCGAGGTGGCCGCGCGGTCATGCCGGTACCCACCGCGTGGCATCCGATCGTACGGCCCCATCAGGTCAAGGCTCGGTCGATCCGCCGATACCACGGATCGCGACCGCGATGTGGTCTGCCTAGCCATGGTCGAGACGGCCGACGGGCTTGCGAACGTCGAAGCGGTCGCCGAGGTCGCCGGAGTCGACGGCCTCTACGTCGGTCCGTCCGATCTGTCGCTCGTGCTCGGTGCTCGGTTCCCCGGGGACCCGCTCGTGACGAGCGAGTTCGAGCGTGCGCTCGTCCGCATCAGGAACGCGGCCGAGGCGTCGGGCAAGGCGGTCGGCATCCACTGCGCGTCGGGCGAGGCCGCCGCCAAGCGTCTGGCCGAAGGGTTCACCTTCGCCAGCGTCGCATCCGACATCGTGCACCTGGAAGCCGCTGCCACTGCCCACCTCGCGGCCTGCACCGAGCTCCGGGGCGGTCCGATCCTCGGCCGACCCGGTGCGTGA
- a CDS encoding tyrosine-type recombinase/integrase, giving the protein MDFPVRMHDLRHAHASWLLAGGADLAAVMERMGHAQIMTTPEIPPHPARRRRQGTRRLPVNPRRATQRRRRAPHLGRYPPQVPWMRGLRRFHSSDTDLETPSRSVLRTRAHGRDRDAERGPPGNPDLPMTAHRGSVLVFVCDSRSDCVSPGVWLGWPPGEGPPSMDRRPMLRLTCASARAKRAVGKSSRRLVQG; this is encoded by the coding sequence ATCGACTTCCCCGTCCGCATGCACGACCTACGCCACGCCCACGCCTCTTGGCTCCTCGCCGGCGGCGCCGACCTCGCCGCCGTCATGGAACGTATGGGACACGCCCAAATCATGACTACCCCAGAAATACCTCCACACCCTGCCCGACGCCGACGACAAGGCACGCGCCGCCTCCCAGTCAATCCGCGGAGAGCGACGCAGAGGCGGCGTCGAGCCCCGCACCTGGGGCGATACCCGCCTCAGGTGCCCTGGATGCGAGGGCTACGGCGATTTCACTCATCTGACACTGACCTGGAGACACCGTCGCGTTCGGTCCTCAGGACGCGCGCTCATGGCCGAGATCGGGACGCCGAGAGGGGACCTCCTGGCAATCCAGATCTGCCGATGACGGCGCACCGGGGGTCCGTCCTCGTCTTCGTGTGCGACTCGCGCAGCGACTGCGTCAGTCCCGGAGTTTGGCTGGGCTGGCCTCCGGGTGAGGGTCCCCCGTCAATGGATCGCCGGCCGATGCTGCGACTCACATGCGCCTCTGCTCGTGCAAAGCGAGCAGTCGGCAAGTCGTCGCGACGGCTCGTTCAAGGTTGA